GCGTGAACCTGAGTCGAGTCGAAGAATTGAACGGATTTGGTATAGCCGAAACACTAAACTCATGTGGAAGCACTCCGCGTGCTGACTCCGCGCCTTCCGTTGTGTCCGTCAGCCACGGAATAAATTGAACTCCGCCCGTTATCGTATCTCCCAATCCCGATGGGTTGTCCGTCTCGTGATAAGGCCCGCTTGCATCACCCCAATAGTTGAACCGGGCGTCAGTTTGCGCTGAGCCGTCAAGCGCATACCCGCAATCAACAAAAACGTTATTCCTCATCGTGTGAGGCATC
The genomic region above belongs to bacterium and contains:
- a CDS encoding T9SS type A sorting domain-containing protein produces the protein MRNNVFVDCGYALDGSAQTDARFNYWGDASGPYHETDNPSGLGDTITGGVQFIPWLTDTTEGAESARGVLPHEFSVSAIPNPFNSSTRLRFTLPVTSEIRIAVFDLLGRAVKEVADQRFVAGTHQVTIDASNFSSGIYFARVQSEAFSATTRLVLVK